From Stegostoma tigrinum isolate sSteTig4 chromosome 4, sSteTig4.hap1, whole genome shotgun sequence, a single genomic window includes:
- the LOC125452307 gene encoding coiled-coil domain-containing protein 177-like: MSRAPCSVLSPRLDLYNFQSPEAELRSRYVLTSPRSLQACARRHVRPVQLLPRSLRELAREAPLEPLRHLHRRYQELERERRRRLRECREERQRIIEEEKARRTPIPTFVKSSAPQSTNESGFPNSHVHEDQSSSRAPLSDGKNVSLSLGAVSEESKRPMDMSGQQKTKNSQDTSLNGYFRKNTSLGDLRQAPATAKKLDKLVSEIRRETNVIIPERDRKIAALMLVKHQEEQERLEQCLRAQQFWDKLKRTERLAQVKQETERQKGLIKSIGRWRKEREMRQSKIQQELKQLADLREKDVISKENKWKMLAEEQELKKKEKLEQAKYEAEIRKHHQNQLREQTETIKQISKEQEVQVSQAKLSNATQKRLLKEMSNQNKIKLENEHEKLKHMMLKKEIDNLTKTEELMVRMSQERKLLRFKENHKLLVEERKKGLREKATREKNQILQAKLRAEKLEQEQKERKEALAEISDFKIEQAQKTMLKCVQNKALQTHKTRSEKERIHQQIKKKVEEEEEWHRQAMEETIKRKEKRSEEILKVKKATIEESRQVARAAFQMRERVRELINSRSFDQMAMEAALWASLVKKIAF, from the exons ATGTCCCGGGCCCCCTGCTCTGTACTCAGCCCTCGCCTGGACCTTTATAACTTCCAGAGCCCGGAGGCCGAGCTGCGCAGCCGCTATGTGCTCACCAGCCCGCGCTCGCTCCAGGCGTGCGCGCGCCGCCACGTGCGGCCCGTCCAGCTGCTCCCGCGCTCCCTCCGCGAGCTGGCGCGCGAGGCCCCGCTCGAGCCGCTGCGCCACCTGCACCGCCGGTACCAGGAGCTCGAGAGGGAGCGCCGCAGGAGGCTCCGAG AGTGCAGAGAAGAGAGACAGCGCATCATAGAGGAAGAAAAGGCCAGAAGAACACCCATACCGACTTTTGTGAAATCTTCTGCTCCACAATCTACAAATGAATCTGGTTTTCCCAACAGTCATGTCCATGAAGACCAAAGCTCTTCAAGAGCTCCTCTATCAGATGGCAAGAACGTGTCATTATCGTTGGGGGCCGTTTCAGAAGAAAGTAAAAGGCCAATGGACATGTCTGGACAGCAGAAGACGAAGAATTCACAGGACACCAGCCTGAATGGATATTTTCGGAAGAACACCAGTCTCGGTGATCTAAGGCAGGCCCCTGCCACAGCAAAGAAACTGGACAAACTCGTTAGTGAAATCCGAAGAGAAACCAATGTGATCATTCCTGAACGTGATCGGAAGATTGCGGCATTAATGCTGGTTAAACATCAGGAAGAACAGGAGAGGTTGGAACAGTGTCTCAGAGCCCAGCAGTTCTGGGATAAACTGAAGAGGACAGAAAGATTAGCACAAGTGAAGCAAGAGACGGAAAGACAAAAAGGCTTGATCAAGAGTATTGGCAG GTGGCGAAAGGAACGGGAAATGAGACAGTCCAAAATACAACAAGAACTAAAACAACTGGCTGATCTGCGGGAGAAAGAcgtgatttcaaaagaaaataagtggaaAATGTTGGCTGAGGAGCAGGAattaaagaagaaagaaaaattagaACAAGCCAAGTATGAAGCAGAAATCCGTAAACATCACCAAAATCAATTGCGGGAACAAACTGAAACCATCAAGCAAATTAGCAAAGAACAAGAAGTACAGGTTTCACAGGCAAAGCTGTCAAATGCCACTCAAAAACGACTGCTGAAAGAAATGAGCAACCAGAACAAAATCAAGCTGGAGAATGAACATGAAAAGCTGAAGCACATGATGCTGAAAAAGGAGATTGACAATCTGACGAAGACTGAGGAGTTAATGGTGAGGATGTCACAGGAACGGAAGCTTTTACGATTCAAGGAAAACCATAAACTTCTggtggaagaaagaaagaaagggctGAGAGAAAAAGCAACCAGGGAGAAAAACCAGATCCTCCAAGCTAAATTAAGGGCTGAGAAACTAGAACAGGAACAGAAGGAACGTAAGGAAGCATTGGCTGAAATCTCTGACTTCAAAATAGAACAAGCTCAGAAAACTATGTTGAAGTGCGTCCAAAATAAAGCCCTGCAGACacacaagaccaggtcagagaaAGAGAGGATTCACCAGCAGATAAAAAAGAAGGTTGAGGAGGAAGAAGAATGGCATCGACAAGCTATGGAAGAAACAATTAAAAGGAAAGAGAAGAGGAGTGAAGAAATTTTGAAAGTGAAGAAAGCAACCATAGAGGAGTCCCGCCAAGTTGCCCGGGCAGCCTTCCAAATGAGAGAACGTGTGCGAGAACTGATCAACAGCCGTTCATTCGATCAAATGGCTATGGAAGCTGCGCTTTGGGCCAGCTTGGTGAAAAAAATAGCTTTCTGA